One part of the Glycine max cultivar Williams 82 chromosome 14, Glycine_max_v4.0, whole genome shotgun sequence genome encodes these proteins:
- the LOC106795994 gene encoding pentatricopeptide repeat-containing protein At2g13600, which yields MHTLLSEALTHPPLLSHPPRTRSSSNRASLSLLPSNLNPHLTLLYHEPPSSTTYASILDSCGSPILGKQLHAHSIKSGFNAHEFVTTKLLQMYARNCSFENACHVFDTMPLRNLHSWTALLRVYIEMGFFEEAFFLFEQLLYEGVRVRLDFFVFPVVLKICCGLCAVELGRQMHGMALKHEFVKNVYVGNALIDMYGKCGSLDEAKKVLEGMPQKDCVSWNSLITACVANGSVYEALGLLQNMSAGECGLAPNLVSWTVVIGGFTQNGYYVESVKLLARMVVEAGMRPNAQTLVSVLLACARMQWLHLGKELHGYVVRQEFFSNVFVVNGLVDMYRRSGDMKSAFEMFSRFSRKSAASYNAMIAGYWENGNLFKAKELFDRMEQEGVQKDRISWNSMISGYVDGSLFDEAYSLFRDLLKEGIEPDSFTLGSVLAGCADMASIRRGKEAHSLAIVRGLQSNSIVGGALVEMYSKCQDIVAAQMAFDGVSERDLPTWNALISGYARCNQAEKIRELHQKMRRDGFEPNVYTWNGIIAGYVENKQYDSAMQLFTEMQIANLRPDIYTVGIILAACSRLATIQRGKQVHAYSIRAGHDSDVHIGAALVDMYAKCGDVKHCYRVYNMISNPNLVSHNAMLTAYAMHGHGEEGIALFRRMLASKVRPDHVTFLAVLSSCVHAGSLEIGHECLALMVAYNVMPSLKHYTCMVDLLSRAGQLYEAYELIKNLPTEADAVTWNALLGGCFIHNEVDLGEIAAEKLIELEPNNPGNYVMLANLYASAGKWHYLTQTRQLMKDMGMQKRPGCSWIEDRDGIHVFVASDKTHKRIDDIYSILNNLTNLIRIKHMNHL from the coding sequence ATGCACACTTTGCTTTCAGAAGCCCTTACTCACCCCCCACTCCTCTCTCACCCACCCCGAACTCGCTCTTCCTCCAACCGAGCAAGCCTCTCCCTTCTTCCCTCAAACCTAAACCCTCACTTGACCCTCCTTTACCACGAGCCACCGAGTTCCACCACCTATGCTTCCATTTTGGACTCTTGTGGGTCCCCCATTTTGGGAAAACAGCTTCACGCCCACTCTATAAAATCAGGGTTTAATGCCCACGAGTTTGTTACAACCAAGTTGCTCCAAATGTATGCTAGAAACTGCTCTTTCGAGAACGCATGTCACGTGTTCGACACAATGCCTCTTCGAAACTTACACTCTTGGACCGCACTCCTGCGCGTTTACATTGAAATGGGGTTCTTTGAGGAAGCGTTTTTTCTTTTCGAGCAGTTGTTATACGAAGGGGTGCGGGTAAGATTGGATTTTTTCGTATTCCCGGTGGTGCTGAAGATTTGTTGTGGGCTATGTGCTGTGGAACTGGGTAGGCAAATGCATGGGATGGCGTTGAAACATGAGTTTGTCAAGAATGTTTACGTGGGCAATGCTTTGATAGATATGTATGGTAAATGTGGGAGCTTAGATGAGGCCAAGAAAGTTCTAGAAGGAATGCCCCAAAAGGATTGTGTCTCTTGGAATTCTTTGATCACTGCTTGTGTTGCTAATGGGTCTGTATACGAGGCATTGGGTCTCTTGCAAAATATGTCTGCGGGTGAGTGTGGTTTAGCACCCAATCTTGTTTCCTGGACTGTGGTGATTGGCGGATTCACACAAAACGGTTACTATGTTGAGTCGGTTAAACTGCTTGCAAGAATGGTGGTAGAAGCAGGGATGAGACCGAATGCTCAAACACTGGTGAGTGTTCTTCTGGCTTGTGCGAGAATGCAATGGCTACACCTTGGGAAGGAACTGCATGGCTATGTTGTTAGACAAGAGTTCTTCTCTAATGTTTTTGTTGTGAATGGGTTAGTGGATATGTATAGAAGGAGTGGTGATATGAAAAGTGCCTTCGAAATGTTTTCCAGGTTTTCAAGGAAATCTGCAGCATCTTACAATGCAATGATAGCTGGTTATTGGGAAAATGGCAATTTGTTTAAGGCCAAGGAGTTGTTTGATCGGATGGAGCAAGAAGGTGTTCAGAAGGACAGAATATCATGGAATTCTATGATATCAGGGTATGTGGACGGTTCTCTGTTTGATGAAGCTTATAGCTTATTTAGAGATTTGCTGAAGGAAGGAATTGAACCTGATTCTTTTACTCTTGGAAGTGTCCTTGCTGGCTGTGCTGATATGGCTTCTATTCGACGTGGgaaagaggcacattcccttgCCATTGTCAGAGGTCTGCAGTCCAACAGTATTGTGGGTGGAGCTTTGGTAGAAATGTATTCTAAATGCCAGGACATAGTGGCTGCTCAAATGGCATTTGATGGAGTAAGTGAAAGAGATCTTCCAACTTGGAATGCTTTGATATCGGGCTATGCCCGCTGTAATCAAGCTGAAAAGATTAGAGAACTTCACCAGAAAATGAGAAGGGATGGTTTTGAACCAAATGTGTATACATGGAATGGTATTATAGCTGGCTATGTGGAAAATAAACAGTATGATTCAGCAATGCAATTGTTCACTGAAATGCAGATTGCAAATTTGAGGCCTGACATATACACAGTTGGAATAATTTTAGCCGCATGCTCTAGGTTGGCTACAATTCAACGAGGAAAGCAGGTCCATGCATATTCCATAAGAGCTGGGCACGACTCAGATGTTCACATTGGAGCTGCCCTAGTGGACATGTATGCAAAATGTGGGGATGTTAAGCATTGTTATCGCGTGTATAACATGATATCAAACCCTAATTTGGTGTCCCACAATGCTATGCTCACTGCATATGCCATGCATGGGCATGGGGAAGAAGGAATTGCTCTTTTCCGCAGAATGTTGGCCAGCAAAGTAAGACCAGACCATGTGACTTTTCTAGCTGTTCTTTCTTCATGTGTACACGCTGGATCATTGGAGATTGGTCATGAATGCCTTGCTTTGATGGTAGCTTACAATGTGATGCCCTCATTGAAGCATTATACATGTATGGTCGACCTCTTAAGTCGTGCAGGCCAGCTCTACGAAGCATATGAACTTATCAAGAACCTTCCAACGGAAGCTGATGCAGTGACCTGGAATGCTCTGCTTGGTGGTTGCTTTATTCACAATGAAGTTGACTTGGGAGAAATAGCAGCAGAAAAACTCATTGAATTGGAGCCAAATAATCCTGGAAACTATGTTATGCTAGCAAACTTGTATGCTTCTGCTGGGAAGTGGCATTATCTTACTCAAACTAGACAATTAATGAAAGATATGGGAATGCAGAAGCGTCCAGGGTGCAGTTGGATAGAAGATAGAGATGGAATTCATGTGTTCGTTGCTAGTGACAAGACTCACAAAAGAATAGATGATATATATTCTATTCTGaacaatttaactaatttaattagaataaagCATATGAATCATTTATAA
- the LOC100500458 gene encoding yippee family putative zinc-binding protein isoform X1: protein MAEIVGPRLYCCCNCRNQVSLHDDIIAKTFQGRYGRGFLFSHAMNIVVGPKEDRHLMTGLHTVADVYCGDCREVLGWKYERAYEASQKYKEGKFILEKSKIVKENW from the exons ATGGCGGAAATTGTAGGGCCTCGCTTGTACTGCTGTTGTAATTGTAGAAACCAAGTCTCCCTTCACGATGATATAATTGCTAAAACCTTTCAG GGAAGATATGGCCGAGGTTTTCTGTTCTCCCATGCAATGAATATTGTGGTAGGGCCAAAAGAAGACAGGCACCTCATGACTGGCCTCCACACCGTTGCTGATGTTTATTGTGGTGACTGCCGTGAAGTGTTGGGTTGGAAATATGAAAGAGCTTATGAAGCATCACAGAAGTACAAGGAAGGAAAATTCATACTTGAAAAATCAAAAATTGTAAAGGAGAACTGGTAG